A region of the Candidatus Sericytochromatia bacterium genome:
CCGCCAACGTCAGATCGCAGGCCACCGGATCCGGATCGAGCAGCGCCAAGCCCGACACCACCAGTTCTCCGGCGGATGGGGCACGAGAAAGGTCCACTAGCGTCATGGTCGCGCCCTCACACCACTTGCGTGCTGAAGAGCCGCAGGACTGCTTTGCAGAGTCTTCACGATCCCGTACATCCCAGCCGAGAGCGTGAAGGTGATTGGAATGGTGAAGATCCAGGCCAACACCATGGTGCCTGCCACGCCCCAGCGAACGGCTGACAGGCGCCGGGTGCTTCCGACGCCCAAGATCGAACTCGCGGCCACGTGCGTGGTCGACACGGGAAGCCCCAGGCTCGAAGCCCCTAGAATCACGCTGGCCGAGGTGAAGTCGGCCGCAAAGCCGTTGATGGGTTGCAGTTTGACGATCTTGGTCCCCATCGTCTTGATGATCTTCCATCCACCTACCGCAGTGCCCCCCGCCATGGCGATGGCGCAGCTGAGCTTGACCCAGAGCGGCACCTCAGCCCCGCCCCCCAGTGCCCCTGCCCCGATCAGGGCCAGCAGAATCACGCCCATGCTCTTCTGGGCATCGTTCATTCCATGGGTAAACGAAATGAAAGCCGCCGCCAGCACCTGCATGGGGCGGAAGGTCTGACGGACCGTACCGGGTGCCCAGCAGCGACAGAT
Encoded here:
- a CDS encoding inorganic phosphate transporter; translation: MSMALILLATIVALALFFDFINGFHDTANAIACSVSTRVLTPAVAIALAASMNLFGALVSTKVAATIGKGILVPAFVTPELVIAALLSAIGWNLLTWWWGLPSSSSHALIGGVAGAGFAAGGAAALKLDGLLKIVQSLLGSPLLGFVLGAGLMLSLYLICRCWAPGTVRQTFRPMQVLAAAFISFTHGMNDAQKSMGVILLALIGAGALGGGAEVPLWVKLSCAIAMAGGTAVGGWKIIKTMGTKIVKLQPINGFAADFTSASVILGASSLGLPVSTTHVAASSILGVGSTRRLSAVRWGVAGTMVLAWIFTIPITFTLSAGMYGIVKTLQSSPAALQHASGVRARP